A single region of the Chionomys nivalis chromosome 5, mChiNiv1.1, whole genome shotgun sequence genome encodes:
- the Lrrc3b gene encoding leucine-rich repeat-containing protein 3B, which translates to MNLVDLWLSRSLSMCLLLQSFVLMILCFHSASMCPKGCLCSSSGGLNVTCSNANLKEIPRDLPPETVLLYLDSNQITSIPNEIFKDLHQLRVLNLSKNGIEFIDEHAFKGVAETLQTLDLSDNRIQSVHKNAFNNLKARARIANNPWHCDCTLQQVLRSMASNHETAHNVICKTSVLDEHAGRPFLNAANDADLCNLPKKTTDYAMLVTMFGWFTMVISYVVYYVRQNQEDARRHLEYLKSLPSRQKKADEPDDISTVV; encoded by the coding sequence ATGAATCTGGTCGACCTGTGGCTATCCCGTTCCCTCTCCATGTGTCTCCTCCTCCAGAGCTTTGTTCTGATGATACTGTGCTTTCATTCCGCCAGTATGTGTCCCAAAGGCTGCCTTTGCTCTTCCTCTGGTGGTTTAAATGTCACCTGTAGCAATGCAAACCTCAAGGAAATACCCAGAGATCTCCCTCCTGAAACAGTTTTGCTGTATCTGGACTCCAATCAGATCACATCGATCCCCAATGAGATTTTTAAGGACCTCCATCAACTGAGGGTTCTCAACCTGTCCAAAAACGGCATCGAGTTTATCGACGAACATGCGTTCAAGGGAGTAGCAGAAACCTTGCAGACCCTGGACCTCTCGGACAACAGGATTCAAAGCGTGCACAAAAATGCCTTCAATAATCTGAAGGCTAGGGCCAGAATCGCCAATAACCCTTGGCACTGTGACTGCACTCTCCAGCAAGTTCTGAGGAGCATGGCGTCCAATCACGAGACAGCACACAACGTAATTTGCAAGACTTCCGTGTTGGATGAGCATGCCGGGAGACCATTCCTCAACGCTGCCAATGATGCTGACCTTTGTAATCTCCCGAAAAAGACGACGGACTATGCCATGCTCGTCACCATGTTTGGCTGGTTCACCATGGTGATCTCATACGTGGTGTATTACGTGAGGCAGAATCAGGAGGACGCCCGGAGACACCTTGAATACTTGAAATCCCTGCCAAGCAGGCAAAAGAAGGCGGACGAGCCCGATGACATTAGCACTGTGGTATAA